The Labilibaculum sp. sequence CCAAATCCTTGATATCCTCAATTATCTGATACTTAATTCGTAAGTTGGTCTCCTTTTCCTCTTCCAGATTTCGGGTCTGAACGATCCGGCTCCCTCTATAATCATGAAGCAATTCCTTCATCTTCAGTTCCAATTCATCTTTCCCGAAATCAAATTCCTCCTCTTTTCCCCCTTCCTCCAAAAATTTCTTTTTGGCTGCAGCAAGCTCTTCATTGTGCTTTTTATAGAAATTGTGTTTTATCGCATCCAGCTTGCCTTTTAAACCTTTTGCAGGTTTATGCTCCAACAAAAGAGTTAAGCGGTCAACCAACTCACTTTTTTCCATTATCGTGTAATCGGGTTCTGCCTGCACTTCCACTGCCTCTTTCTGATCTTCAGAAATATCAACAGGTGTTTCCTCCGTAACTTCAGTCACAGAAACATCTTCGTTTTCTTCGACTTCCATTTCGGGAAGCACCCCTTCTGTTTTCATTTCCTCATTTATTATCCCGGAAGATTCCTTTTTGTCTTCAGGAGCCTCCTTCATTACAGGTTGATCATCTGCAGTTTTTTCTTCAACAGATTCATCTTCATGAGAATCACTATTTACTTCAGGTGTTTCTAAATTTTCATTCGCTTCATTCTCATGTGAGAGGTTCGATAGATCTTTTGCTTTCATGTAGTTTGCATTAGATTTAGCAACTCAATAATTTAAGTGCCATGTTAACAATACAATTTCCAAAGGAATTTTAGGTTCATTCCTTACGAATTTAACTAATTAAGTGTTAATCCTCAAAGATTTTCAACATTTTTCTTTCCCTTATAAACAAAGAGGCTCATGTACTACATGAACCTCTCAATTAAAACTAACAAATTAATGAATCTAACATTTTTATTTTATTTGTAAAACAAACAATTCAGCCAACAAATTATGACTTTCTAATTAGCATTTCCAGATCTGACAAAAGTCTAAACAGCAATCTGAAATTCCAATTACTGAATTGTAATCTCCTTAATTTTTGGCTCCTCCACCTTGGATTTAGGCAGACTTACAAACAAAATTCCGTCGCGCACCTCTGCCGAAATACTTTCTTGATCTATTCCTTCTGAAAGCTTAAAAGTTCTCTCCAATTTAGTTGCGCTAAATTCCTTTCTTAAATATGTTCTATCTGCAACTTCCTCCATCTTTGCAGTAATTTTTAAAAAACCATCTTCAACCCTTATGGCCACATCTTTTTTTGCAAAGCCCGGGATAAGCATTTCAATCACAAACTTTTCCTTTTCATCTACAACATTTGTGCGTGGATTAAAAGAAACATCTCTTTGTTCTGAATTTTTCAAACTTCCTTTTGTTTCCCTAAACAATTGATCCATTATTTGATTTGTGAAAAAATCATTTGTTCCTTTTGAGTATCTTAAAATTGTCATAACGTTTAACCTTTATAAATTAATACTATCTTTTCCGGGCTCCGGAACCCAGAATTCATTTCCATCCTGTTATTTCCAAAGTTTATACCAAGCAGATATTTTCCTGATAAATGGCATAAAAACGTCCAATTCATACGACATATTGTCTACTTAAGTGCAAAAAGGCATGTCACATTGTCCTGTTATTGAAATTACATGGATCACATTTCGAATTCTCTTGGAAGCCAAGCTTGGGTTACATACTTTTACACAAAATTTAAAAAAAATGAGAATCGATATACTTACCGTTGTTCCAGAACTGCTGGAGAGTCCACTCAATCACTCCATAATTCAGAGAGCAAAAGATAATGGCATTGCCGAAATCCATATCCACAACATTCGCGACTATTCTGAAGACAAGCACAAAAAGGTTGACGACTACGCATTTAGCGGCGGAGCTGGAATGGTAATGAGACTAGAGCCAATCGTTAAGGCAATTGAATTTTTAACAGCTCAGAGAAACTACGACGAAATCATTTTCACCACACCTGATGGTGATCTTTACGATCAGAAAACAGCAAACACCTTATCGATAAAAGAAAATATAATGATCCTTTGCGGGCATTACAAGGGCATTGACCAGCGAATTCGAGATCATTTTATCACTAAAGAAATTTCGATTGGCGATTTTGTTTTAACCGGAGGGGAATTAGCGGCGGCAATTATTGCTGACAGCGTAATCCGACTTATCCCTGGTGCTATGGGCGATGAAACTTCTGCTCTCACAGATTCATTCCAGGACAATCTACTTTCTCCACCGCTCTACACCCGCCCCGCAGAATTTAGAGGGTGGAAGGTACCGGACATATTGATATCGGGAGACCATAAAAAAATTGAAAAATGGCAAGAAGAACAAGCTTACGAAAGAACGAAGCGATTGCGTCCAGACCTGTTAAAAGAATAAAAAAAAAGAGACTCGTTAGAGTCTCTTTTCACATATAATGCACTAGTAATTTTCTCCTTTAATCTCAAAATATGCCTGAGGATGCTCGCATGCCGGACAATTCTTTGGTGCTTTTTTGCCCTCATGAACGTATCCACACTTTCTACAATACCACTTTTCACTTTCTTCTTTTTCGAAAACAGAATCCTCTTCCAAATTAGCCAATAGCTTTAAGTACCTCTCTTCGTGTACCTGCTCAACCTTAGCAATTAATTTAAAAGCCGAAGCTACTTTTTTGAAACCTTCCTCCTCAGCAATACGAGCAAATTCAGGATACAATTCCGTATATTCTTCATTCTCTCCGCAAGCTGCGGCTTTCAAATTCTCAGCTGTCGTTCCAACCTTTCCTGCAGGATAAGATGCAGTTATTTCCACTTCTCCTCCTTCTAAAAAGCTAAAGAATCGTTTTGCATGCTGCATTTCCTGCTCTGCCGTTTCTAAAAACAAGGCTGCAATCTGCTCATACCCTTCTGTTTTTGCCTGTTTAGCAAAATAGGTATATCTACCTCTTGCCTGAGATTCTCCTGCAAAGGCTTTCAATAAATTTTTCTCTGTTTGAGTTCCTTTAATCGATTTTTCCATTGTTTCTATTTATTGAATATAATTTCACAATACGAATATCTTGATTTTTAACAAGACACAATAAAGATTTCTGCTAAAACATCATAATTTATAATCAATAAAAAATAAGACAACTTAAAAACCTCCTTCACAAGGAATAAAACTTAAAAGTAAACACCATGCCAAAAACCTGCCTCCCATTTCAGAATTTCCTCCTTTCCAACTAATTTCAATATCAAAAACAATTATTTAAACATTAGAAAAACCTCAATATGGAATTTAAAAAATGTTTTTTTTACAACACCCCCTCATTTAAAACCTTTGCATCAAAAAAACATTCTTTTTTCGCCACTCACCCCCACAAAAGCGATTGCTTTCTTGATTTATTTTAATACTTTTGACCCAGAGCCCCATTTATAATTGGGTTAGGATAGAAATTAGTTGATTCAAGCCAACATCACCCCCTTCAAAAGAGGGGGTGAGTTAGCAAAATTCACAAAAAATCAGAAACCACATTTTATTCATATTAACTATTTACCACATTTATTAATCTAAAATCTATTACTATGTTGAAAGCAAGAAAATTTTTCGTGTTACTTATTTGCACTCTTGCAGTAACAGGAAGCCTGTTTGCACAGGAAGAATCAGGAAAAGGAGAAATTTCGTTTGGGGCAGACTTAATGAACCGATATGTATGGAGAGGAACACAGTTTTCAACAGGTCCGGTAATTCAGCCTTCTGTTGAATACAGTAACGGCGGATTCGCTCTTGGAGCCTGGGGTTCTTACGCACAAAATGGTGCTGACGGAGCTGAAGCTGATCTTTATGCATCCTACACTTTTGCGGATGATTTATTCACTGCAACTGTTACTGACTATTTTTTCCCAACTGATGGAATTGCTGTAAACAACAGCTATTTTGATTATAAAAAAGCATCTACCGGACATATCATGGAAGCTACTTTGGCTTTTAACGGGAGTGACGGATTTCCAATTAGCATTTTAGCTGCCATGAATTTCTGGGGTGCCGACCAAGATATAAATGGTGATCAGCAAAATTCACTTTATATTGAATTAGGCTACGGTTTTACTTACAAAGAAGTTGCTATTGACTTATTTGCAGGTTTTACCCCAATTGACGCAGACGAATCTAAAGGTGAATCAGGGTTTTACGGAGATACTGCAGGCTTTGTTAATATGGGATTCACTGCATCAAAAGAAATTGCAATTACCGAAAAATTCTCTTTACCTGTATCAGCTTCTGTTATCGCTAACCCAATGGCAGAAAACCTGTTCCTGGTATTTGGGGTTTCATTCTAACCACAATAACTTTCCCAAAAGAAGCTTCTTTGGAAGCTGGTAAAAAGGCAATCAGATTTTCTGATTGCCTTTTTCTATTTTATTGTCCTATACTAATTAGTAGTCAAGAAAAAATAATTCAATTAACTTTTCGAATTGTATTTCTTCATCAAAACTAAAAAAGCTGAATCAATAAATGATTCAGCTTTTTTTATATTTTATTTACCCATTATTATGGTATTCTCATAAACTTGTGCGACTGCAAGGAGATATTCCATTTTGGATTGTTCTTTACGTATTCTACAATTGGCTTTATATTGTGAACATACTGACTCCACTCCGACTGCAAATACAACAAACAATCATCTCCTACATTTTTTGATAACTCCTCAGCCCATTCAAAATCTTTTTCCAAATCGAAGATGATAACTTTCAGCTCATTTGCTTTTTCATAAGAAGATGGTACAGGCAATTTATTTCGCTTTGGCGACAAACAAATCCAATCCCACTCTCCGCTTATTTCATATGCTCCGGAAGTTTCCAGGAAATTTTCAATATTGTGCTTTTTTAATTCAGTACACAGTGGTTCCAAGTTGTACAGCGAAGGCTCTCCTCCTGTAACAACAACTGCTTTAGCAGGCGATTCAACAGCTTTTCGAACGACTTCTTCAACAGAAATAAGGCGATGTTCTGCCGGATTCCATGAAATCTTACTGTCGCACCACCGGCAACCGATATCACATCCTCCAATGCGAATAAAATAAGCTGGCTTTCCCGTGTGATATCCTTCACCTTGTATGGTATAGAAATCCTCAACCAGAGGTAAATCTGTTCCTTTATCGAATATTTCTTTGTACTTGTCTTTCAAATCGTTCTTCTTAACCAATGATAAAATCCTAATTTTTGGTTGTTCAGTAAACTGGGCTACAAAATTACACGCTTTTTAAGGATTTCAAAATCAAATAGGAATATTATTTAAACTGATTCTCGTTTAGAATAAATGCTTTTAAATATATTCTTTAAAGACTAAATCATTATGATTAGTTTAAATTTTTCTTTAATCTTACAAAAAATAACACACAATTATACTTACAGATCAAATCACACAATGAAAAACATTAAATTCTTATTTCTCTACCTGCTTATTCTCGCGTTTGCATCTTGTTCCAAAGACAGTAATTCGCCAGATAATCCTACTGACTTTACGCCAAAGGAATTGACCGTTTTTTGTATAAATGATGCGCACGGTCAATTGGATAATTTCTCAAAAATTAAACAAATCGTTGACAAAGAGAGAGAATCAACCAATGTGATCGTAGTTTCCAGTGGTGATTTGTTTTCAGGAAATCCCACTGTTGACAATCATCCTGAAAAAGGATATCCAATGATTGATGTGATGAATAAAATTGGGTTTGATGTTGCCGTTTTGGGGAATCACGAGTTTGATTACGGGCCCGAAATTCTAAAAAACAGAATGGAACAATCTAATTTTGCTTGGGTTTGTGCAAATGTAGACAAGGGAACTACAGATATTCCTGAGCCATTTGAATACAAAACCATTACCAAGGAAAATATCAAAATAACTTTCCTGGGTTTAATTGAAACCAATGGAAAAAAAGATGTAACAATCCCATCAACTCATCCATGGAGAGTTAAACAATTTCATTTCGACCGGCCTGAAGACATTGTTTCTCTTTATTCAAACGTTAAAAATGAGGAGGAGTCAGATATATATATTGCTCTTAGTCACTTAGGATACAATGGCAATGACCAAATATTAGGAGATGTTCAGCTAGCCAACAACTTTCCCTATTTCGATTTAATTATTGGAGGACATAGTCACGATAAAATTAACACTAAAGTAAATGGGATACCTATTTATCAGGCTGGCAGCAATCTAAATTATCTTGGAAAGATATCAGTTACCATTGTCAACAAAAAAATAGAATCAATTACCGATGAACTTATTAATTTAAACACATATCAGGAATATGATTCTGAATTAAAAACAACAATTGATGGATACAACAATCAAGACTATTTAACAGAAGTAATCGGGGTTTCAAAAAGAGATCATAATACTAGTATGGTTGGCTGTTTTTATACAGATGCATTACGAATTCAAATGGGTGTTGATGTTTGTTTTCAGAATACTGGCGGAATTCGGTCAAACTTAAACGAAGGCGATATCACCAAAAGAGAAATTTACGAAATTACTCCTTTTAGCAACGGAACAGTTATTTATGAAATGACGGTTCTTGACATTAAAAAATTTCTGGCAGGAAGCGGATCAGGATTTTACTATTCAGGCATTCAGATTCAACAGATTGATCAAGAAATTGAAATAAGAAATATGCAAGGGCAAAGATTATCTGATGACACAATACTAAAACTTGGACTAAACGATTACGTTCCGGCAGTATATGACAAATACTTCCCTGAATCTGGTCAAGTTCAAAACATGACAGATGCAGAAACTGTGATTTCTTATCTGCAAAATATTAACAACCAGGTGGACTATCCTGTTTGCGACCGTTACTTTAGAATGAAATAATTGTTTTACAAACAATAAAATATAAAATGATCAAGGTAATAACTTTGGTCATTTTAGTTTTTCATCCACTGCTCGTACTCCACTTTATAAATTGATTGGGGTAATTTAGTTTGCTCTGTAGAGATATACAAAGAGTCGTTTTCACCAAAAACAATACCTTCGGTTTGTGCTCTACCAAGAGGACTTAGATCTATGCGTAAACTTTTCCCTCCAAAAAAGTTGGTGCCTTCAAATTCATAAAATAAGATTATATAACTTAAATAATCTTTATAGCCTACCAACGCCAACAACTTTCCATCTGAACTGACATCAGCACCAGTAACCAACATATTTGCATTAAATTCAGCCTTTACCTTTAATTTCTGAGCTTCAATATTTTTAGTAGCCGAATACAATCTGGTTTTGTAATTGGCCCAGTTTTTTGTGAAAAAGAAAAGAGAATCTCCATATGACAAAAAGGCTTCACAGTCGAAATCATGTTTTTGCAGGCGCATGGTAAAATCCTCTTGATCAGCCCATTCAATTCCAATCACATCAGCTTCGGCTTTTGACAATTCAGAAGTTCCCAGATCATCTTTTTTTATTCTTAATACACGCAAATCTTTACGATTACCAAAGTTATTACCAAAATCCCCAATATAAATGTAGTTCTGATCTGCAGCCAAGTCTTCCCAATCAATGTTTTTAGCATTAGTGATTTCAAACTCTTTTTTAATTACTCCATCCCTATTGTAGGCATATAACATTGGTTCACAATCACTATCATTGTTTATCCAAAACAAATTATTGTACCACATCAAGCCCGACTGCTCATTTACCTTAACCGACAGAGAATCAGAAACCAAAACGGGCTGATAAACAATTGAAGCATTAGAAACTTTCAATTGTTCATTAATTGATTTGTTGGAACGACACGCCCCTAAAAACAGAAATGAAAATAAACTGGAATAGAATAAATATTTCACGATATAATTAATATTAGAACATAACAAATCTGTTCAAAATAAATGAATTCTCAAAATTAGAATTAACACCAACAATTCTCCCGCTCCTATCGATCAGTTAAAAACCTCCAAATTGATAACATTCTCTTAATGAATGTATTTTTCATTTCACAATAAGTTTACAAAATAATTATACTAAGCTAATCCTTACCCGTAAATCAAAACCTAGTTTTGAGTGTTTAAAAATCTATGGAAAAATATCCAATAAGCTCATCAATAAATTAAAATCTTTAAAATGAAAACATTATTTATTACTTTAAATCTCTTAGTTGTATTCTTATTTTCGGTCACAAGCACTATTGCCGAAAACAATGCAATTAACGTAAAAAGAACAGCAACAATAACCGGTCGTGTTATCGATTCTGAAGACTACCCATTACCAGGGGCAACATTAGTATTAAAAGAGACAAACCAAGGTGTTGCATCAGACAATAACGGAGTTTATCGCATCAACAATATCATCCCAGGAGAATACACTCTTAAGATTTCGTACATTGGTTATGAAAGTGTTGAGAAAAAAATAGTATTTGAAGAATCAACTACCCTAACCGAAAACTTTAGTCTTTCGGAAGGTGTAGCATTGCAGGAAGTTGTGATTCAAGGACTCCTGAAAGAACAATCACGTGCTTTGAATCAGCAAAAAAGCAACGTAAACATTACCAATATAGTTTCTTCGGATC is a genomic window containing:
- a CDS encoding bifunctional UDP-sugar hydrolase/5'-nucleotidase is translated as MKNIKFLFLYLLILAFASCSKDSNSPDNPTDFTPKELTVFCINDAHGQLDNFSKIKQIVDKERESTNVIVVSSGDLFSGNPTVDNHPEKGYPMIDVMNKIGFDVAVLGNHEFDYGPEILKNRMEQSNFAWVCANVDKGTTDIPEPFEYKTITKENIKITFLGLIETNGKKDVTIPSTHPWRVKQFHFDRPEDIVSLYSNVKNEEESDIYIALSHLGYNGNDQILGDVQLANNFPYFDLIIGGHSHDKINTKVNGIPIYQAGSNLNYLGKISVTIVNKKIESITDELINLNTYQEYDSELKTTIDGYNNQDYLTEVIGVSKRDHNTSMVGCFYTDALRIQMGVDVCFQNTGGIRSNLNEGDITKREIYEITPFSNGTVIYEMTVLDIKKFLAGSGSGFYYSGIQIQQIDQEIEIRNMQGQRLSDDTILKLGLNDYVPAVYDKYFPESGQVQNMTDAETVISYLQNINNQVDYPVCDRYFRMK
- a CDS encoding Hsp20/alpha crystallin family protein, which encodes MTILRYSKGTNDFFTNQIMDQLFRETKGSLKNSEQRDVSFNPRTNVVDEKEKFVIEMLIPGFAKKDVAIRVEDGFLKITAKMEEVADRTYLRKEFSATKLERTFKLSEGIDQESISAEVRDGILFVSLPKSKVEEPKIKEITIQ
- the trmD gene encoding tRNA (guanosine(37)-N1)-methyltransferase TrmD, yielding MRIDILTVVPELLESPLNHSIIQRAKDNGIAEIHIHNIRDYSEDKHKKVDDYAFSGGAGMVMRLEPIVKAIEFLTAQRNYDEIIFTTPDGDLYDQKTANTLSIKENIMILCGHYKGIDQRIRDHFITKEISIGDFVLTGGELAAAIIADSVIRLIPGAMGDETSALTDSFQDNLLSPPLYTRPAEFRGWKVPDILISGDHKKIEKWQEEQAYERTKRLRPDLLKE
- a CDS encoding 7-carboxy-7-deazaguanine synthase QueE, whose translation is MVKKNDLKDKYKEIFDKGTDLPLVEDFYTIQGEGYHTGKPAYFIRIGGCDIGCRWCDSKISWNPAEHRLISVEEVVRKAVESPAKAVVVTGGEPSLYNLEPLCTELKKHNIENFLETSGAYEISGEWDWICLSPKRNKLPVPSSYEKANELKVIIFDLEKDFEWAEELSKNVGDDCLLYLQSEWSQYVHNIKPIVEYVKNNPKWNISLQSHKFMRIP
- the rbr gene encoding rubrerythrin gives rise to the protein MEKSIKGTQTEKNLLKAFAGESQARGRYTYFAKQAKTEGYEQIAALFLETAEQEMQHAKRFFSFLEGGEVEITASYPAGKVGTTAENLKAAACGENEEYTELYPEFARIAEEEGFKKVASAFKLIAKVEQVHEERYLKLLANLEEDSVFEKEESEKWYCRKCGYVHEGKKAPKNCPACEHPQAYFEIKGENY